From the genome of Oncorhynchus masou masou isolate Uvic2021 unplaced genomic scaffold, UVic_Omas_1.1 unplaced_scaffold_845, whole genome shotgun sequence:
TCAGTGGACAAGgtggggattcccccaagggcataaggcgagggtcaGTGGACAAGGTGTGGGGAttccccaagggcataaggcgagggtcaGTGGACAAGGTGCGGGGATTCCCCAAGGGCATAAGGTGGGTCAGTGGACAAGGTgcgggattcccccaagggcataaggcgagggtcagtggacaaggtgggggattcccccaagggcataaggagTGGACAAGGTgtggggattcccccaagggcataaggcgaggtCAGTGGACAAGGTGTTCCCCCAAGGGGATTCAAGGtgcccccaagggcataaggcgggATTCCCCCAGGGTCAGTGGGACAAGGTGCGGGGATTCCCCAAGGGGCATCGAGGTCAGTGGACAAGgtggattcccccaagggcatggCGAGGTCAGTGGACAAGGtgcggggattcccccaagggcataaggcgagggtcaGTGGACAAGGTgcgggattcccccaagggcataaggcgagggtcaGTGGACAAGGtgcggggattcccccaagggcataaggcgagggtcaGTGGACAAGGTgcgggattcccccaagggcataaggcgagggtcaGTGGACAAGGTgtgggattcccccaagggcataaggcgagggtcaGTGGACAAGGTGTGGGGATTCCCCAAGGGCAAGGGCGAGGGTCAGTGGACAAGGTGCGGGGATTCCCCCAGGGCATAAGGCAGGGTCAGTGGACAAGGGTGTCTTTGATGAGTTTGAAACGCAGctctagtcagttgcacaactgaatgcagtCAACTGAAATGTGAGAATATGCCCCAGTagacagccagtgaaaatgcaCTCCAACAACAGCTGCGGATCCCAACCTTTGGaatgaacgtttgagttcctcccttctaaactcCCCTGTGGTATTGTGCTCCATACGTCATCAACTAGTTTAATTTAAAAAGACCACCAGTGGGGCTTTTATTTTCTTAATGGAAAATTACCATCTCGTTTTTCTTTCTCAACGAGACGCTAATCTATGTTTCCATTTTATCTTATAAAATGTAAAATGTCCACAATTGTGTATAATTTCACTTCTCTCCCAGGTTCAGGATCACATTCTCTGTGGGCACTTGCAACCTACATCACCGGAGAGACGCCTTTCCCTGAGTTTACGGTTGTGTTAATGTTGGACGATGTTCAAGTGACTTACTATGACTCCAATAACAAACAGTCTGTCTACAGGGGACAACATATCACAGACGAAAACAAGGACGATGAAGCTCAGGACGGAGCTTATGTATTTGGAGTAATATACCAGAGCATGAAAGACAGATCATTTGAACTAAAGCACCACTTTAATCTCACGGAAGGTGTTCAAGTTCAGCAAAAATTAACGGGCTGTGAGATGTTGGACAATGGAGAACCAGCCTTGGTCATGTTTAAGGATGCGTTCAATGCCATTTATACAGATCGAACATTATATTACAACATGACACATTTTACGTACGATGCTGGGAGAATACTactaggatgggatgggatgaggCAAGCATATGAAAGAACACTTTATGAGAATGTTTACCTTCCTGTTTGTATAAAATCACTGAAGACAAtcctgaagagagagaagaacgTTGTGATGCGTAAAGTTCCTCCCAGACTCAGGTTGATAAAGAAAGAGGTTTCTGGAGGGTTCCAGGTGAGCTGCTTGGCGTTTGGTTTCTACCCCCGCCACATCAACATGACCCTGCTGAGAGACGGCCAGCCAGTGGCAGAACAGGAGCTGACAGGGGGGGAGGTGCTGCCTAGTGGAGACGGGACCTACCAGCTGAGGAAGAGTCTGGAGGTCAGTACTGAGGAGCTAAAGAAGAGACACAACTACACCTGTACTGCCTCTCACCTCAGTCTGGACAACAAGCTGGATGTCAGTTGGGAGTCTGGGGCAGAGAGAGTTCACCTATCTACCCTCTCAGTTCTACTGGTGATGCTGCTGGTTGTTATTCTATTGGGCATTTTCATTTGTGTCAAAAGGAGGTGGAGTAACACTGCCTCACAGTCTAAACTGGTCAACGTTGATGCAACAGTGTCAGAGGAAATTATCCTGTCTTCAGATTCTGAGATTTAATAAAATGTTGGGACAGAACTTTTCAGAAAAATTCAGCTAAATCCACAAAATAGGACGACCCACACTATTATCATTTGTATTATTATTGCAgtattacagatgtaggatcttaatttgagccagtacgcgacagcaggaaaacaacactgcagcaacaggaaaaaTCCTACATGCTTTACATTTCCTGCAACAGCTTCCCCTCAACAAAGGACTGTAAAGGATCAGTTTGGGGAGACTGTTGACAATAACCAACATCTGGGCGTTAGTCCAGATctgcatttatatattttatagGCTGGTTTGGCATCCTGAGCATTAACAATTGTAATCTGGTAGTTATTTATGTTATGTAATCTGTCATTTATAATCATGACTATTCATTAATTTCAGAATGTACTCAAAATCTGTGCTGTATCAGCTGATATCCAGTATCTTACCCAGAAGGAGATCATGTGATCATGTGTATGAGGTCTGTTTGTTATTGTAATGTCTTTACAGtgtctgtgttgtattgtatgtaGTGTATGTTACCCCCAGGCTGTACAGTAATACCTTTATTACAGACAATGAAATATAGACACATTTATTACTGCATTGATTCATGTTAACTACAACATTAATTAATTTATTCTCTGTGGAACTAGTTTATCCCTGTGGAAGGAAGAAATCTGACACTCTATTTCACTCCAGTTTAAGACTGGCATGAGTATTAAACTAAGGTGAATGTTGTATGCATTATAAACAATTAAACCGTTTTACGATAGGAATCCTTTATTGGGAAATTAATCTGTTGGATCATGTTCAGGGCCATGAAAAGTCATTTTCTATTTTACAATATGCACACCGCTCGTTCTAAACATCATTTTTTTAGTGCTAATTTACCCAGTCAAATATTCAGGCCTACATTTCCACTCCAAGGCTGGACCCCAACATAAAACATAGCTTTTGAATATAAGGTCTGTTTTAATTAACTGTTATTTTGTATTGGACACCCAATGATACATCAAAAGGCTGCAAATCCAACGTCTCCATTCCACATTTTGAAATAAGTATCCTTCCATGTTACCTGCTTCCTAATGAGACCAGCTAGGTCTGATGCACATCACAATACTGTGTTAGCcctctgagctaaagcctaggacCACTGGCCATATTAGATTCCCTAAACCTGCTTTGTGCATTTTTCCATGTAAAAGCCATAAACATCTTTATCTAACCTACATTCTATTAATTATGTAAAGGGCAGGTGCTCAGAGgatatgttccaaatggcaccctattccctacatggttcactatgggccctggtcaaaagaagtgcactatatagacaatagggttccatttgggatgcatatttATCTTTGGCTTTAGTAATTCCAGTGACATACACTTTTTTCCTATAATCTCGCAAATCTCCATTTTGGacaagactgactttatgaccaaagttatcctatttacactttgtagtcaatgtTGACACTAGAATacatgtttctgactcatatcgatgccacacAGGACATTTTCTAAACGAGAAGTGATATTTCAGGGGCAGTCGTGCTTTAATAAAAGGGAGCATAGAAATATCAGAAATAGAACATATATACCGCTTCTCAGACTTGCTTTcattgagaatgacagatctataacgtACATTTCTACGTGAATTTGGTATTGTCTCCCAAAAAGCTACATAACCAACTGTGTAGCACATTGTTATTCATAGCTAAAAGAAAGGGGAAGTATGTCAGACACACTTGAGAGCTTAGAAACTTGCTACGCGAGGCTACATTTTCTAAATCATGGGCAAACTGTCTGTCTTTTTGTTTGCTCTTTCCTTTTGCACCATTGTCAACTCAGGTAATATGGACTATTTACTCTTGCCTCAATTAATGATTGTTTTATgttataaaatataaaatgttcaTAACTCATTTTAATATAACTGCTCTTCCAGGTTCAGGATCACATTCTCTGTGGGCACTTGCAACATACATCATCGGAGAGACGCCTTTCCCTGAGTTTACGGTTGTGGGGATGTTGGATGATGTTCAAGTGACTTACTATGACTCCAACATGAAACACTTCATCTACAGGGGTCATAACACCTCAGACAAAATACATGATGACGAAGCTAAGAACGCAGATTTTGTATTTGGAGTTATGTACCACCACATGAAGGAGAGATACTTTCACCTAAAGCACCACTTGAATCTCACGGAAGGTGTTCAAGTTCAGCAAAGAATGGCTGGCTGTGAGATGTTGGACAATGGTAAACCAGCCCTGATCATGACAAAGAACACTTTCAATGCAGTTTTTGTAGATCATGCAATATATTACAACATGACACATTTTACATATGATGCTGGTAAACTACTtcaaggatgggatgggatgaggCAATTACAGGAAAAAATTCTTTATGAGAACGTTTTACTTACCCTTTGCATCAGAACACTGAAGACACTCCTGTCTCGAGAGAAGAACGCTGTGATGCGTAAAGTTCCTCCCAGACTCAGGTTGATAAAGAAAGAGGTTTCTGGAGGGGTTCAGGTGAGCTGCCTGGCGTTTGGTTTCTACCCCCGCCACATCAACATGACCCTGCTGAGAGACGGCCAGCCAGTGGCAGAACAGGAGCTGACAGGGGGGGAGGTGCTGCCTAGTGGAGATGGGACCTACCAGCTGAGGAAGAGTCTGGAGGTCAGTACTGAGGAGCTAAAGAAGAGACACAACTACACCTGTACTGCCTCTCACCTCAGTCTGGACAACAAGCTGGATGTCAGTTGGGAGTCTGGGGCAGAGAGAGTTCACCTATCCACCCTCTCAGTTCTACTGGTGATGCTGCTGGTTGTTATTCTATTGGGCATTTTCATTTGTGTCAAAAGGAGGTGGAGTAACACTGCCTCCCAGTCTAAACTTGCCAACGTTGATGCAACAGTGTCAGAGGAAATGAACCTTTCTTCAGATTCTGAGACCTGATACATTTTTGGGACACTGATGCACCTTTGTCGATTCAGCTCAAATcacaataatgggaattgatgggaaatgttgtaaatatatcactagccactttaaacaatgctaccttatataatgttacttaccctacattattcatctcatatgcatacccatatactgtactctatatcatcgactgcatccttatgtaatacatgtatcacttgccactttaactatgccactttgtttacatactcatctcacatgtatatactgtactcgataccatctactgtatcttgcctatgctgctctgtaccatcactcattcatatatccttatgtacatattctttatccccttacactgtgtataagacagtagattaggaattgttagttagattacttgttggttattactgcattgtcggaactagaagcacaagcatttcgctacactcgcattaacatctgctaaccatgtgtatgtgacaaatacaatttgatttgatttgctgcaATAAAAGTATGACTGCCAGAGCACCTATCAGAGCAGACACAAAATGTGTGAATGATTCTGTTATTGTCAGTCAATCTTCCCTTCCTCTCAATAAAGGAGTGTAAAGGATCAGTTTGGGGAGATGTAACCAACATCTGGGCATTATTCCAGAGCTGTCATTTCCAATCATGACTATTCATTCATTTCAGAATGTTCTCTATATCTGTGCTGTATCAGCTGATATCCAGTATCTTACCCAGAAGGAGAATCATGTTATTATTGGAATGTCTTTACAGTGTCTCTGTTTTATATTGTATGTAGTGTATGTTCATCATTACTGCACAATAATACATTTATTGCAGACAGTAAAATGTAGCCTAATCGATGAATGGATTGATTCATGCCTACATTTCCACTTCAAGGCTGGACCACAACAATAAACATATGATTTTGAATATAAGATCAAGTTCAACTATTATTTTATGATGAACACAGAATGGTATATCAAAAGGCTGATAATCCAACGTCTCCATCACACATTTTAAATTAGTATCCTTCCATGTTACCTGCTTCCTAATGAACCCAGCTAGGTTTGAAACTAGGTTTCCTGCACACCACGATACTGTGTAGACCTCTGAGCCAAATCCCACAACCCCTGACAACATTCCTAAACTTGCTGCAATTTTAGATATAAAAGAAACATCTACATCTTATCTACATTTCATTACTGACATAAAGGGCATGTGCACAATGTTTgtgatccaaatggcaccctataccctatgtagtgcattatgggctctggttaaaagtaatgcattatgtagggaatagggtgccatttgggacatatccgTATTTactgtgtaacggctttcttccgctgaaggagaggaggaccaaaattcagcgtggttagtgttcaacatctTTAACATAGACGATCaacgagaacactacaaaatacaaaacaataaatgtgaaaaccgaaacagtcctatctggtgcaatgatacaaagacagaagacaatcacccacaaaatacccacagaatatggctgcctaaatatggttcccaatcagagacaaagctagacagctgcctctaattgagaaccaatctaagcaaccatagacctacaaactacctagaaaggaaacagccccataaacatacaaaaacccctagaccagccaaaacacataaatcccccatgtcacaccctgaccaaaccaaaataataTAGAAAACAacgataactaaggccagggcctTCCACTGGCTTTAGTCAATTAAGTTCCCCAGGTCTGCACACTCCAATGTTTTACCATTTAAAAACCTAAAGGTAGAAAAAAAGCTTAATTGTATTTGTCTTGGAGACTGATGCCTAATAAAGAGTAAATGCCATTTGTCAATCTGAAATGAGTCAGAGTTAGTGCTTCTATCCTTTTCCAAATCAAGTATTGTTCATTGTGAAACTTGCCTGGTTGTCGTTCATACTTCCTGAAATTGCACTGGGGGCACAAAATAACCCAAAATATCcacatctgacacacacacaggcacacagtcacacacacaggcaggtacGGGCAGACTTGGAGGTCGGAGGCCCCTAGATAGCATGTGAGAAGAAAAAgtttagaattgcaggaaattagctttaaaactgcaacattttcttttagcctcatgacaaaatgtgtagaatagcattataaaactgCAAAATGTTGTCTCTgcaccatggcaaaatgtgttgaaatgTAGGAAGTCAGCTgattcctctccccctctatcttttGCCAATTATTTTGATCTCAATCCTGATACAATTCTGCTCCACATGTGACCTCAGTCTGGAAGCTCAAAAATCAGATTGGTTTTGCTCTGAAGTATTTGTACATGACCTgacattttatctttatttaactaggcaagtcagttaagaacaaatttttattttcaatgaccgcctaggaacaatgggttaactgcctgttcgggggcagaacaacagatctgtaccttgtcagctcagggatttgaacttgcaaccttccggttactagtccaacactctaaccactcggctacccatGACAACCATCCCAAAAAGTTtaaggaacagtgacaggaaatGAGCGTTGCATCTGtgtgctactacagataccacatCCTGAACGTGCAATCTGATATGGGTCACATGTAAAATTGAGTGTGGACAGTTAGAAAAAAAGATTAGATATTTACCAGTTAATCCAATAGCAAACAATGTAAGATACAGTACGTGTTTCAAATCGCCCTTAGAAGTGCAGAAAGtaatatgctacagtactgtaaataCACTACAGTAGATTACTCAGTTTTCACATTAGGCAATGCACTTACATTACCCAACACAATTGACAGAAAATCTATAATTTCCATATATATCCAATGTGTAATCAAAGATGTGATCAGTGAAGACATCCTGTACATTCATTCATGCAAATTTAGACTTTTTAAATTGTTACGATATAATTGCAACAGAGGTGTATTGTCTGTAATCAAATGTAagaaatttaatttaaaaaattaaatgaGAATGAAAACAAAACAACATTTAGCAGGCATTCATTTGCATCGAGCCTGTCTGGCTAATTGGGCCATACATTCTCATTCACATCACAGTGAATGTGCTCATTGTTCATGCACCGTGGGAGAAACCTTTCGGCATGGTGAATCCAAGCTTGACAATGGTCTGCATTGATGTCATTGCATGCCTCGTCCATGGCCAGAAGGAGGGTGGCACACTCATGGGGATGGcgatcgtacaccttccacctccatgctgaaagGAGAGTATGGTGGCAGGTATAGGGTCACGAATCGGCGATGGGCCCGAAACCATGCCTGAACCACCTCtgcatggtggaacctgacatgGTCCCACAGAATGACATAGGTGACCCCTTCACCTTGACAGGCCTGCTTAATTTCATTGAGAAACACAATGAGGTGTGCAGCGTTGTAGGATCCAAGTAATGGCCTGCGTCCTAACACACCATCTTCAGAGATAGGGCGCATATGGAGATGTTTCCCCCACGTTGTCCAGGCACTTGGACGGTCGCCtctaaaaatgtattttgatatTGTGAAGTAGTATGTACATTAATAGTATCAGTAATACAATATAAAGTGCTGTACCTGAACATACTCTGCCCGCAGTTGTTTCACCCGGGCGTTGTTTCTCTCAAAAGGCACCAGGTAAATGTGTTTCATAGATACCTGGTGCCTCTTCAAAAGGCAGGTGATTGGATATTAGATTAGATATTAAAACAGTTACATTGAAAATATAATTTTGTTGTGTTTTGGTGATTAAACCAATGTTCTCATTACATTTCACACTAAACATATATTTTGAATAAATGGTTGTGTGGTGAGAGATGTTTACAATCCACATTAATGCACAATGAATGAAAGACTGGCGGTGTTACGTGTGTGACCAGTTTGtagttttgtactaagagttgtgaaaatgtaccacatatAAGTGAAAATAGTACCAAAGCAATAAAAAGAAAAGCTGTAATTTCACAAGTCTTCTTGATTATCTGGCATTTCTAACCAGATTCTGCCTTAGCAGCTCTGTCCTTCTGAGTGTAACGAAACAGTGGATTTCCTATTCTACCAGCCACTGCCCAGAGGATGCCATTGATTAACGCTGTTGCAGAAGGCTACAGAGACTAGTCTATGGAAGGAAACTCCAAACATGGTCGTCTGCAGGACACGTCACCTGGTGATGAAGTGATTCCTTTTCTCCTCTCATGTTTGTTGTATTCACATGTTTTGAAATACATTTGCTGTGCCAACTTATTGACAAGTGCTGTGTGTTAAATAATTGAAGTGTGCTAGCAATAACACATGTCCTATTTTCCAGTGCACTGGAAATGAAGAAGATAAATGTTGATTGACAGATTTTACACACGAGGCATCTTCATGCCCAACCTGTGCAGTGTGATAAATTATTTGGCCATGTGTCAAGTGTATGTAGACAGCAGGAGTACCGTATGCCAGTTGAGCCTAAATGCTGCAATTGTGGTGGTGAACATGAGCCCGAATTCCTGAAGTGTCCTGTTAGGATGAAGGAGACAGAGGTGGTGAGAATAAGGGCTGTCAGGCATGTCTCCTGTCCTGAGGTGGTGAGAATAAGGGCTGTCCAGCATGTCTCCTGTCATGAGGTGGTGAGAATAAGGGCTGTCCAGCATGTCTCCTGTCCTGAGGGTGAGAATAAGAAGTCTCCTGTCCTGAGCTGGTGAGAATAAGGGCTGTCCAGCATGTCTCCTGTCCTGAGCTGGTGAGAATAAGGGCTGTCCAGCATGTCTCCTGTCCTGAGGTGGTGAGAATAAGGGCTGTCCAGCATGTCTCCTGTCCTGAGGTGGTGAGAATAAGGGCTGTCCAGCATGTCTAATGTCCTGAGGTGGTGAGAATAAGGGCTGTCCAGCATGTCTCCTGTCATGAGGTGGTGAGAATAAGGGCTGTCCAGCATGTCTCCTGTCCTGAGGTGGTGAGAATAAGGGCTGTCCAGCATGTCTCCTGTCATGAGGTGGTGAGAATAAGGGCTGTCCAGCATGTCTCCTATCCTGAGGTGGTGAGAATAAGGGCTGTCCAGCATGTCTCCTGTCCTGAGGTGGTGAGAATAAGGGCTGTCCAGCATGTCTCCTGTCCTGAGGTGGTGAGAATAAGGGCTGTCCAGCATGTCTCCTGTCCTGAGGTGGTGAGATGTCCCCTATAAGGTGGTGAATAAGGGCTGTCCAgcatgtctcctgtcctgtcccctaGAGGTGGTGAATAAGGGCTGTCCAGCATGTCCCCTGTCCTGAGGCTGTCCAGCATGTCTCCTGTCCTGAGGTGGTGAGAATAAGGGCTGTCCAGCATGTCTCCTGTCCTGAGGTGGTGAGAATAAGGGCTGTCCAGCATGTCTCCTGTCCTGAGGTGGTGAGAATAAGGGCTGTCCAGCATGTCTCCTGTCCTGAGGTGGTGAGAATAAGGGCTGTCCAGCATGTCTCCTGTCCTGATAAgggctgtctgtctcctgtcctgaGGTGGTGAGAATAAGGGCTGTCTCCTGTCCTGAGGTGGTGAGAATAAGACATCTCCTATCCTGAGCTGGTGAGCTGGTGAGATGAGTGGAAGAAAGGAGTGAAGTTGAAGAAGTAATGGTAGTAGGAGAAGAGACACCAGAGAATGTTTCTTGTCAACAGAGGCATCCTGACATGTTGCATGTAAAGAAGGTGGACATGGTTGTGTTTGTTGCATTGATTGTCAACTCCACAGCGCAAACAGAGAGGGAATCTGAGAAAATAGCCATTCGTTGTGTGCGGCTGAAAGTGTTTTAAGAGTCAGGGAATTTACAGCAGAGGCATTACAAGGAA
Proteins encoded in this window:
- the LOC135537820 gene encoding major histocompatibility complex class I-related gene protein-like, which translates into the protein MGKLSVFLFALSFCTIVNSGSGSHSLWALATYIIGETPFPEFTVVGMLDDVQVTYYDSNMKHFIYRGHNTSDKIHDDEAKNADFVFGVMYHHMKERYFHLKHHLNLTEGVQVQQRMAGCEMLDNGKPALIMTKNTFNAVFVDHAIYYNMTHFTYDAGKLLQGWDGMRQLQEKILYENVLLTLCIRTLKTLLSREKNAVMRKVPPRLRLIKKEVSGGVQVSCLAFGFYPRHINMTLLRDGQPVAEQELTGGEVLPSGDGTYQLRKSLEVSTEELKKRHNYTCTASHLSLDNKLDVSWESGAERVHLSTLSVLLVMLLVVILLGIFICVKRRWSNTASQSKLANVDATVSEEMNLSSDSET
- the LOC135537819 gene encoding major histocompatibility complex class I-related gene protein-like, which encodes MFPFYLIKCKMSTIVYNFTSLPGSGSHSLWALATYITGETPFPEFTVVLMLDDVQVTYYDSNNKQSVYRGQHITDENKDDEAQDGAYVFGVIYQSMKDRSFELKHHFNLTEGVQVQQKLTGCEMLDNGEPALVMFKDAFNAIYTDRTLYYNMTHFTYDAGRILLGWDGMRQAYERTLYENVYLPVCIKSLKTILKREKNVVMRKVPPRLRLIKKEVSGGFQVSCLAFGFYPRHINMTLLRDGQPVAEQELTGGEVLPSGDGTYQLRKSLEVSTEELKKRHNYTCTASHLSLDNKLDVSWESGAERVHLSTLSVLLVMLLVVILLGIFICVKRRWSNTASQSKLVNVDATVSEEIILSSDSEI